The genomic segment GTTATTTATAATAGGCAGACAGATCAAAGTCGAGGATTTGGATTTGTGACTATGAGTACTGTGGAAGAAGCTGAAAAGGCCGTCGAGATGTTCAATGGTTATGTAAGTTTTTTTGATTGCTCATTGATTCGTTTTGTTTCCCCAATTTCCAACTAAGATTCGACATGGTGGGGCGTATGAACTTGGCAACTTGCTCTTGGCAGCTGTATCAAACTTTTGAAGCATCCTGCTTTAGTTTAGAATCCTAATAATGggttatacatatacatattcatGGAAAAATTGCATTCTTTTGTCTATTATTGAAGTATTGAACATTAGCCCCAAGCATTCAAGTATTTGTCAAGTACTTGATTCTGTATGATTTTTTGATCTATTCAGCATTCACCTAGTGGTTCCCTGATATCTTGTAGACATTCTTTTGGTTTAATTACAAATTTTAAAGTGGGTTTGGATTTATAGGCACATTTGAATCAGTTCGATATTTgaatgatattatattttttaaaagagaTTGAAGTAGATGGGtaagtatttttattttgtgtttCTATAAAATCAGTAATATCTATTTCTTTTAAGCCTTAAAAAAGCCTTAGAAGCTCACccagatataaaaaaaaaaactacttaAAAGTGCTTCTTTTACCATaaaagaattttttaaaaaaagtttttgGCTTCCAATCACACTTTGAACTTCATATATCTGATTCTTTGAGAAGTTCTATACTCTCTTCATTGTATATGATTTTCTATGTACTTAATTTGGTGTGTTGATTTATAGAAATGATTATGTCAAGTGATTTAATGGATCCTGTCATGCTTTAGGATATAAATGGAAGAGTTCTAACCGTAAATAAGGCTGCACCTAGAGGTTCACAGCCCGAAAGGAGTCCTAGACTCGTTGAGCGTGCTTCGTTCAGAATGTATGTTGGTAACTTGCCATGGCAAGTGGATAATGCTAAGTTGGAGGAGGTGTTTAGTGAACACGGAAAAGTGGTTGATGCTCGTGTAGTGTATGATCGAGAGACTGGTCGATCACGTGGATTTGGTTTCGTAACGATGTCAACTGAGACAGAACTCAATGACGCTATAGCTGCTCTAGATGGACAGGTAATTGTTATGTTCTCACATTTATGAGTATAATTTTGCTTTCAATCTGAAGTTTGTAATTCTTGTAGTAAGAAAAAATATCTAAGATTAACATCGAAAGATCCCTTCAAATGGAGCCCATTATATCGTACTCAATCAAACTTCAGGGTTCAACCCTGTTTTGCATAACTCGATTAGCTCGCCTAGACATAACTAAATTGATATTAACTATATACTGTCATATGAAATTTAAAGCTTCTAACTTAGTCGAGTGTACTTCTGTGGTGCAGAGTTTGGGAGGCAGGGCAATTAGAGTGAATATTGCTGAAGAAAGGCCCAGACGCTCCTTCTGATTCAAATATTTTACACTTGCTTGGTACATAATTTGTGATTTTTTTCTCAATACACCTTACGAGACTTGAGATTTTAATCCCATATTACACCCTAttccttgaaaaaaaaaaatcagttctCAATTGCTTAATCCCATATTACACCCTATATATTTTAGTCAGACGAAGTGTGGACAAAATAATATGCGAAATGCAACGAAGACCAATCTTGATACCCTGAGCTTATACTCTCGGCACTTGTCAACGAATGTCGAAAACTTCTCATACCTAAATTTTCAGCAGCGAGCATTTTTAGAATTATTGACACATTTGGAAGGATGCCTTGTGGATTGGTTCTCGAGGCGAAAAATTTCTTTCAAACAGAtgaaaactgagttttatctacaaaattattttaaaactcatATTGCATCGCCTTGAATTATTAAGTCACCCCCCAAGCCTTGTGCTCATGTACTCCCTCAATGGATTTACTAATGCCCAAAACTCCTGTCTTT from the Primulina eburnea isolate SZY01 chromosome 3, ASM2296580v1, whole genome shotgun sequence genome contains:
- the LOC140826541 gene encoding 28 kDa ribonucleoprotein, chloroplastic-like gives rise to the protein MTSANAPHLKLLECCGATTLRRIHLTTSTPPPSLRQIHSSTTWASLKSRILPSKFVPLVAQTSDWAQQEEEEEEEEESVESDGGGLEEDSYSEPSEEAKLFVGNLPYDVDSEKLAQLFDRAGVVEISEVIYNRQTDQSRGFGFVTMSTVEEAEKAVEMFNGYDINGRVLTVNKAAPRGSQPERSPRLVERASFRMYVGNLPWQVDNAKLEEVFSEHGKVVDARVVYDRETGRSRGFGFVTMSTETELNDAIAALDGQSLGGRAIRVNIAEERPRRSF